A single region of the Saprospiraceae bacterium genome encodes:
- a CDS encoding GNAT family N-acetyltransferase encodes MSIPQVNIAVWKELSHEDYLAYCQLIPQLSPRTVIPSKAALAEAIAQPHIHVIIAKTDQLVGALTLVINRLTTGINVRVEDVIVTESMRGKGLSRLLMEEAIAIAQKAGAKSINLTSNPSRIAANFLYQNLGFERYETNVYRLVL; translated from the coding sequence ATGTCAATTCCTCAGGTTAATATCGCAGTATGGAAAGAACTTTCCCATGAGGATTATCTCGCCTATTGCCAACTAATCCCACAGCTATCTCCGCGGACTGTTATCCCCAGCAAGGCAGCCTTGGCCGAGGCGATTGCCCAACCTCATATCCACGTTATTATCGCTAAAACCGATCAACTCGTTGGCGCCTTAACCCTGGTGATCAATAGGTTAACTACTGGCATTAATGTAAGAGTGGAGGATGTTATCGTAACAGAAAGTATGCGAGGAAAAGGTTTAAGTCGACTATTGATGGAAGAGGCGATTGCCATTGCTCAAAAGGCCGGAGCCAAATCCATTAACCTCACCTCCAACCCCTCTAGAATAGCCGCCAATTTTTTATACCAAAACCTCGGTTTTGAGCGATATGAAACCAACGTGTACCGGCTTGTTTTGTAG